A single Micromonospora luteifusca DNA region contains:
- the pnuC gene encoding nicotinamide riboside transporter PnuC, which produces MIIDWLTGTAFQVAGAGTTWAELLGFVTGGLNVWLVARQKIANWPIGIANVLLLLLLFWTAGLYADAGLQVVYVALGCYGWWHWLFGGERRSRLLVSRTGRREWLVLLVVGVLLTGGLWALLDRATDSTVPLPDALTTVLSLLATYGQTRKRVESWWLWIAADLIYIPLYAYKGLHLTAVLYLVFLALCVLGLRAWRADLRRIDRPTPVPPGPAPVTA; this is translated from the coding sequence GTGATCATTGACTGGCTCACCGGCACCGCGTTCCAGGTGGCCGGTGCGGGCACCACGTGGGCGGAACTGCTGGGGTTCGTGACCGGTGGGCTCAACGTGTGGTTGGTGGCCCGGCAGAAGATCGCGAACTGGCCGATCGGCATCGCCAACGTCCTGCTGCTCCTGCTGCTGTTCTGGACCGCAGGCCTGTACGCCGACGCGGGGCTCCAGGTCGTGTACGTCGCGCTGGGCTGCTACGGCTGGTGGCACTGGCTGTTCGGTGGCGAGCGGCGGAGCCGTCTCCTGGTGAGCCGGACCGGGCGACGGGAGTGGCTGGTGCTGCTCGTCGTCGGGGTGCTGCTGACCGGTGGGCTGTGGGCCCTGTTGGACCGGGCCACCGACTCGACGGTGCCGTTGCCGGACGCGTTGACCACGGTGCTGTCCCTGCTGGCGACGTACGGGCAGACCCGCAAGCGGGTGGAGAGCTGGTGGCTCTGGATCGCCGCAGACCTGATCTACATCCCGTTGTACGCGTACAAGGGGCTGCACCTGACCGCTGTCCTGTACCTCGTCTTCCTCGCCCTGTGCGTGCTCGGGCTGCGCGCCTGGCGGGCCGACCTGCGTCGGATCGACCGGCCGACCCCTGTCCCACCCGGCCCGGCCCCGGTGACCGCGTGA
- a CDS encoding antibiotic biosynthesis monooxygenase family protein — MVLEVALIDVLPGHEDAFAAAYAEGHPVLAGATGCRSVRMTRGIESPTRFVLLVEWDSVEAHEENFRATDRFEQWRALIGPHFAGPPLVEHFLDVPA; from the coding sequence ATGGTGCTTGAGGTCGCGCTAATCGACGTACTGCCCGGACACGAGGACGCGTTCGCCGCCGCGTACGCCGAGGGTCACCCCGTGCTCGCCGGGGCAACCGGCTGCCGGTCCGTGCGGATGACCCGGGGAATCGAGTCTCCGACCCGCTTCGTGCTGCTGGTCGAATGGGACTCGGTCGAGGCACACGAGGAGAACTTCCGGGCCACCGATCGGTTCGAGCAGTGGCGGGCGCTGATCGGGCCGCACTTCGCCGGGCCGCCCCTGGTCGAGCACTTCCTCGACGTGCCGGCCTGA
- a CDS encoding helix-turn-helix domain-containing protein gives MPLPTSPVIRRVRLGAELRQLRRREALTLEQVCDRLGWASTSKLSRIELGQSRPDLADVLDLLDIYKVPTPARDALIVIARDAATSRGWWKTLGEMSERQRTYAELEAGAAEIVEYQPTVVPGLLQTPAYARVLVAAGAQLTPEVDVEAEVRARALRQEVLRRAYPPRYTAVLAAAVCDRGDLPVAVWREQLRHLVTVTGLSHVTVRLLPPGAAGGGLHPLTPYSCYAFPDPADPRTVMIEALTTDVRLATVLDVDRYERMTEALLAAALSAEETVTALARRAGE, from the coding sequence ATGCCGCTGCCAACGAGTCCTGTCATTCGACGTGTACGTCTGGGCGCAGAACTGCGCCAACTACGTCGGCGCGAGGCGCTGACCCTGGAGCAGGTCTGCGACCGGCTGGGCTGGGCCTCGACGTCGAAACTGTCCCGCATCGAGCTGGGTCAGAGCCGTCCGGATCTGGCCGATGTGCTCGATCTGCTGGACATCTACAAGGTGCCGACGCCGGCCCGGGACGCGCTGATCGTGATCGCCCGGGACGCGGCGACCAGCCGAGGCTGGTGGAAGACGTTGGGCGAGATGAGCGAACGGCAGCGCACCTACGCCGAGTTGGAGGCGGGTGCCGCCGAGATCGTCGAGTACCAGCCGACGGTCGTGCCGGGGCTGCTCCAGACGCCCGCGTACGCCCGGGTTCTGGTCGCGGCCGGCGCCCAGCTCACGCCGGAGGTCGACGTGGAGGCGGAGGTGCGCGCCCGGGCGCTGCGGCAGGAGGTGCTGAGACGGGCCTACCCGCCGCGTTACACGGCGGTGCTCGCCGCGGCCGTCTGCGACCGGGGTGACCTTCCGGTGGCGGTCTGGCGGGAACAGTTGCGGCACCTGGTCACTGTGACCGGGCTGTCCCATGTCACGGTGCGGCTGCTGCCACCGGGGGCGGCCGGTGGCGGCCTGCACCCGCTCACGCCGTACTCCTGCTATGCCTTTCCCGACCCGGCGGACCCGCGGACGGTGATGATCGAAGCGTTGACGACCGACGTCCGGTTGGCCACGGTGCTCGACGTCGACCGCTACGAGCGGATGACCGAGGCGTTGCTGGCGGCCGCACTGTCAGCGGAGGAGACGGTCACCGCGCTGGCCCGCCGCGCCGGCGAATAA
- a CDS encoding VOC family protein translates to MRTVYPVIRYPDARSAIDWLCSAFGFQVHAVHEAPDGTVAHAELVLDTGMIMLGGRADAKPRPADDDCPVYVAVPDVDAHCAQARAAGAEITREPFDTDYGSRDYAARDLAGNVWAFGTYRP, encoded by the coding sequence ATGCGAACCGTCTATCCCGTCATCCGCTACCCCGATGCCCGCTCCGCGATCGACTGGCTCTGCTCCGCCTTCGGTTTCCAGGTGCACGCCGTGCACGAGGCACCGGACGGCACGGTCGCGCACGCCGAACTCGTCCTCGACACCGGCATGATCATGCTGGGCGGTCGGGCCGACGCGAAACCCCGGCCGGCCGACGACGACTGCCCGGTCTACGTGGCGGTGCCGGACGTCGACGCCCACTGCGCTCAGGCCCGCGCGGCCGGTGCCGAAATCACCCGAGAGCCGTTCGACACCGACTACGGCTCCCGCGACTACGCCGCCCGCGACCTGGCCGGAAACGTCTGGGCCTTCGGCACCTACCGACCCTGA
- a CDS encoding helix-turn-helix domain-containing protein, protein MAPVGEMVLGLPDVRLRPFVDRYVGYRERADVPLVRRESAGVFVVLILGWGAPLDVTDPRNAERGATKVDSFVAGTFDGWCTTRTVGVGEGVELLLAPLTARRLLGLPLSELTNRAVGVGQLPGHWLDRLRDRLAETAGWPDRFALLDRVLAGRLAASPPVDARLDWAWRWLVACGGQGGVGVLAHELGWSRRHLASRFRQDVGLPPKMVARLLRFQQAYAALTDVGATIGPNAVAGTGAGPPTESAAGAGSPGVTRAVDWAAVAARCGYYDQSHLIRDFHQFAGATPAALLAARSMGG, encoded by the coding sequence GTGGCACCGGTCGGGGAGATGGTTCTTGGGCTGCCCGACGTCCGGCTGCGTCCGTTCGTCGATCGGTACGTCGGCTACCGGGAACGGGCCGACGTGCCGCTGGTCCGGCGGGAGTCGGCGGGCGTGTTCGTGGTGCTGATCCTTGGTTGGGGTGCTCCGCTGGACGTGACCGACCCGCGCAACGCAGAGCGCGGGGCCACGAAGGTCGACTCGTTCGTGGCTGGCACCTTCGACGGCTGGTGCACCACACGCACGGTGGGTGTGGGGGAGGGCGTCGAGTTGCTGCTCGCCCCACTGACCGCCCGCCGGCTCCTCGGTCTGCCGCTGAGCGAGCTGACCAACCGGGCCGTGGGCGTCGGGCAGCTCCCGGGCCATTGGTTGGATCGGCTGCGCGACCGGCTCGCCGAGACGGCGGGCTGGCCGGACCGGTTCGCCCTGCTCGACCGGGTGCTCGCCGGCCGGCTTGCGGCGTCCCCGCCGGTGGACGCCCGGCTGGACTGGGCGTGGCGATGGCTCGTCGCCTGTGGTGGGCAAGGGGGTGTGGGTGTGCTCGCCCACGAGTTGGGCTGGAGCCGGCGGCACCTCGCGTCCCGGTTCCGGCAGGACGTCGGGCTGCCGCCCAAGATGGTCGCCCGGTTGCTGCGCTTCCAGCAGGCGTACGCGGCACTGACCGACGTGGGCGCGACCATCGGGCCGAATGCGGTGGCCGGGACGGGTGCCGGGCCGCCGACCGAGTCCGCGGCTGGTGCGGGATCGCCCGGCGTGACACGGGCCGTCGACTGGGCCGCGGTGGCGGCGCGATGCGGTTACTACGACCAGTCCCACCTGATCCGGGACTTTCACCAGTTCGCGGGGGCGACTCCGGCCGCGCTGCTCGCCGCCCGGTCGATGGGCGGCTGA
- the uvrB gene encoding excinuclease ABC subunit UvrB: MALDIPRLDSRFQVVSDFQPAGDQPAAIDDLERRVRRGDRNTVLLGATGTGKSATTAWLIERLQRPTLVLAPNKTLCAQLAKEFSELLPHNAVEYFVSYYDYYQPEAYIPQTDTYIEKDSSINEEVERLRHSATMSLLTRRDVIVVATVSAIYGLGTPEEYLNRAVRVQIGQELDRDQLLRRLVDIQYTRNDMAFQRGTFRVRGDTLEIIPAYEELAIRIELFGDEVEKLYYLNPLTGDVVREVDQLVIFPATHYAAGPERMERAIRDIEVELAERLAELERQGKLLEAQRLRMRTTYDIEMMRQVGFCSGIENYSMHMDGRLPGSPPHALLDYFPDDFLTVVDESHVTIPQIGGMYEGDASRKRMLIDHGFRLPSAADNRPLRFDEFLERVGQMVYLSATPGTWEMEQAQGEFVEQVIRPTGLVDPEVVIKPTKGQIDDLMHEIKLRTDRDERVLVTTLTKKMAEDLSDYLLENGIRVRYLHSEVDTLRRVELLRELRKGDYDVLVGINLLREGLDLPEVSLVAILDADKEGFLRSGRSLIQTIGRAARNVSGQVHMYADKITPSMAAAIDETDRRRAKQIAHNEAHGISPEPLRKKIHDILDDIYREAEDTENSRVGGAVRQLSRGKAPVKETRSRSRSAATTTSREGMARADLAQLIQELNDQMLAAARELQFELAARIRDEVSDLKKELRGMDAAGVK; encoded by the coding sequence ATGGCGCTCGACATTCCCCGGCTCGACAGCCGCTTCCAGGTCGTCAGTGATTTCCAGCCGGCCGGCGACCAACCCGCAGCCATCGATGATCTTGAGCGTCGGGTTCGGCGCGGTGACCGCAATACCGTGCTGCTCGGCGCGACCGGCACCGGCAAGAGCGCCACCACGGCGTGGTTGATCGAGCGGCTGCAGCGCCCGACCCTGGTGCTCGCCCCGAACAAGACGCTCTGTGCGCAGTTGGCCAAGGAGTTCAGTGAGCTGCTGCCGCACAACGCGGTCGAATACTTCGTCTCGTACTACGACTACTACCAGCCCGAGGCGTACATCCCGCAGACCGACACCTACATCGAGAAGGACTCCTCGATCAACGAGGAGGTCGAGCGGCTGCGGCACTCGGCGACGATGTCGCTGCTCACCCGCCGCGACGTGATCGTGGTGGCCACCGTCTCGGCGATCTACGGCCTGGGCACCCCGGAGGAATACCTCAACCGGGCCGTCCGGGTGCAGATCGGGCAGGAGCTCGACCGCGACCAGTTGCTGCGCCGGCTGGTCGACATCCAGTACACCCGCAACGACATGGCCTTCCAGCGGGGCACCTTCCGGGTCCGCGGTGACACGCTCGAGATCATCCCGGCGTACGAGGAGCTGGCGATCCGGATCGAGCTGTTCGGTGACGAGGTGGAGAAGCTCTACTACCTCAACCCGTTGACCGGTGACGTGGTCCGCGAGGTCGACCAGCTGGTGATCTTCCCGGCCACGCACTACGCGGCCGGTCCGGAGCGGATGGAGCGGGCGATCCGTGACATCGAGGTGGAGTTGGCCGAGCGGCTGGCCGAGCTGGAGCGGCAGGGCAAGCTGCTGGAGGCGCAGCGGCTGCGCATGCGCACCACCTACGACATCGAGATGATGCGGCAGGTGGGCTTCTGCTCCGGCATCGAGAACTACTCGATGCACATGGACGGGCGGCTGCCCGGCAGCCCGCCGCACGCCCTGCTCGACTACTTCCCCGACGACTTCCTCACTGTGGTCGACGAGTCGCACGTGACCATCCCGCAGATCGGCGGCATGTACGAGGGCGACGCGTCCCGCAAGCGGATGCTCATCGACCACGGTTTCCGGCTGCCCAGCGCGGCCGACAACCGACCGTTGCGCTTCGACGAGTTCCTGGAGCGGGTCGGCCAGATGGTCTACCTGTCCGCGACCCCCGGGACGTGGGAGATGGAGCAGGCCCAGGGCGAGTTCGTCGAGCAGGTCATCCGGCCCACCGGTCTGGTCGACCCGGAGGTCGTGATCAAGCCGACCAAGGGCCAGATCGACGACCTGATGCACGAGATCAAACTGCGCACCGATCGCGACGAGCGGGTCCTGGTCACCACGCTGACCAAGAAGATGGCCGAGGACCTGTCCGACTACCTCCTGGAAAACGGCATCCGGGTGCGCTACCTGCACTCGGAGGTCGACACCTTGCGTCGGGTGGAGCTGCTGCGCGAGCTGCGCAAGGGCGACTACGACGTGCTGGTCGGCATCAACCTGCTCCGTGAAGGTCTGGACCTGCCCGAGGTGTCGCTGGTGGCGATCCTCGACGCCGACAAGGAAGGCTTCCTGCGCAGTGGCCGGTCGCTGATCCAGACCATCGGGCGGGCCGCCCGTAACGTGTCCGGTCAGGTGCACATGTACGCCGACAAGATCACCCCGTCGATGGCGGCGGCGATCGACGAGACCGATCGGCGCCGGGCCAAGCAGATCGCGCACAACGAGGCGCACGGGATCAGCCCGGAGCCGTTGCGTAAGAAGATCCACGACATTCTGGACGACATCTACCGCGAGGCCGAGGACACCGAAAACTCCCGGGTCGGGGGCGCGGTGCGTCAGCTGTCCCGCGGCAAGGCGCCGGTCAAGGAGACCCGCAGCCGGAGCCGGTCCGCCGCGACCACCACCTCACGGGAGGGGATGGCCCGCGCCGACCTCGCCCAGCTCATCCAGGAGCTCAACGACCAGATGCTGGCCGCCGCCCGCGAGCTGCAGTTCGAGCTGGCGGCCCGGATCCGTGACGAGGTCTCCGACCTGAAGAAGGAGTTGCGCGGCATGGACGCCGCCGGCGTGAAGTAA
- the coaE gene encoding dephospho-CoA kinase — translation MLRVGLTGGIGSGKSAVAARLVERGAVLIDADRVAREVVAPGTEGLAEVVAAFSDVVLDADGALDRAALGAVVFADEAARRRLEAITHPRVRARTAELAAAAAPDAIVVNDVPLLVEVGLAPTYHLVIVVETAVTTRLDRLARDRGMGRAEAERRIAAQTDDARRRAAADVVLSNDGSLAALHDAVDALWQQRLLPYDDNLRERRVVPPGRVDLARTDASWPEQYARLAARIRHTLASDALRIDHIGSTAVPGLAAQDVIDVQVAVPSLTDADGALADRLANAGFPRVPGQWWDDPRPAGSGRWEKRLHGSADPARPVRLHVRVAGSPGWRYALLMRDHLRADPDQRAAYLQLKRDLVDSAPAGDSGTAGDPWFDEEYLRAEQWAAQTDWRP, via the coding sequence GTGCTGAGGGTGGGGTTGACCGGCGGGATCGGGTCGGGCAAGAGCGCGGTGGCCGCGCGGCTCGTGGAGCGGGGGGCGGTGCTCATCGACGCCGACCGGGTGGCCCGGGAGGTCGTCGCCCCGGGTACGGAGGGGCTGGCCGAGGTCGTTGCCGCCTTCTCCGACGTGGTGCTGGATGCCGATGGCGCGTTGGACCGTGCCGCACTGGGCGCGGTGGTGTTCGCCGACGAAGCCGCCCGCCGTCGGCTGGAGGCGATCACCCACCCCCGGGTCCGGGCGCGCACTGCGGAGCTGGCCGCCGCGGCGGCACCCGATGCGATCGTCGTCAACGACGTACCGCTGCTCGTTGAGGTTGGTCTCGCGCCCACGTACCACCTGGTGATCGTGGTGGAGACGGCCGTGACGACCCGACTGGACCGGCTGGCGCGCGACCGGGGGATGGGTCGCGCGGAGGCCGAGCGGCGGATCGCCGCCCAGACCGACGACGCCCGTCGCCGGGCGGCTGCGGACGTGGTGCTCAGCAACGACGGGAGTCTGGCGGCGTTGCACGATGCCGTCGACGCGCTCTGGCAGCAGCGGCTGTTGCCCTACGACGACAACCTGCGCGAGCGGCGGGTGGTCCCGCCGGGCCGGGTCGACCTGGCGAGGACCGACGCGAGTTGGCCCGAGCAGTACGCACGGTTGGCCGCCCGGATCCGTCACACGCTCGCCTCGGACGCCCTGCGCATCGACCACATCGGCTCAACCGCGGTGCCCGGCCTCGCCGCCCAGGACGTCATCGACGTGCAGGTGGCTGTGCCCAGCCTCACTGACGCCGACGGGGCGCTGGCCGACCGGCTGGCGAATGCCGGGTTCCCGCGGGTGCCGGGGCAGTGGTGGGACGATCCGCGCCCGGCTGGCAGTGGTCGGTGGGAGAAGCGGCTGCACGGCAGCGCGGACCCGGCCCGCCCGGTTCGGCTGCACGTGCGCGTCGCGGGCTCGCCGGGCTGGCGGTATGCGCTGCTGATGCGCGACCACCTGCGTGCCGACCCGGATCAGCGGGCCGCGTACCTGCAGCTCAAGCGGGACCTGGTCGACTCGGCACCGGCCGGCGACTCTGGCACGGCCGGCGACCCGTGGTTCGACGAGGAGTACCTGCGGGCCGAGCAGTGGGCCGCGCAGACCGACTGGCGACCCTGA
- the rpsA gene encoding 30S ribosomal protein S1, protein MTSSIEAPSSATRVTHDDLGSEEAFLAAIDETIKYFNDGDIVEGTVVKVDRDEVLLDIGYKTEGVIPSRELSIKHDVDPAEVVTVGDHIEALVLQKEDKEGRLILSKKRAQYERAWGTIEKIKDEDGVVRGSVIEVVKGGLILDIGLRGFLPASLVEMRRVRDLQPYVGRELEAKIIELDKNRNNVVLSRRAWLEQTQSEVRTEFLNKLQKGQVRKGVVSSIVNFGAFVDLGGVDGLVHVSELSWKHIDHPSEVVEVGQEVEVEVLDVDLDRERVSLSLKATQEDPWRQFARTHAIQQIVPGKVTKLVPFGAFVRVDDGIEGLVHISELAERHVEIPEQVVQVGSEVMVKVIDIDLERRRISLSLKQANEGFVEGEEHFDPTLYGMAATYDTEGNYIYPEGFDPETGEWLEGYDKQRETWENQYAEARLRWEAHTKQVQTSRAADAEAAANPTPAVPAAGGAGGGGTTSSSSPAPSRQAEEPAGTLATDEALAALREKLAGGK, encoded by the coding sequence ATGACGAGCAGCATCGAGGCCCCCTCGAGCGCCACCCGGGTCACCCACGACGATCTCGGTTCCGAGGAGGCATTCCTCGCCGCGATCGACGAGACCATCAAGTACTTCAACGACGGCGACATTGTCGAAGGCACCGTCGTCAAGGTCGATCGGGACGAGGTCCTGCTCGACATCGGCTACAAGACCGAGGGTGTCATCCCCTCTCGGGAGTTGTCGATCAAGCACGACGTGGACCCCGCCGAGGTTGTGACGGTTGGTGACCACATCGAGGCCCTGGTCCTCCAGAAGGAGGACAAGGAGGGTCGTCTGATCCTCTCCAAGAAGCGGGCACAGTACGAGCGGGCCTGGGGCACGATCGAGAAGATCAAGGACGAGGACGGCGTCGTCCGCGGTTCGGTCATCGAGGTGGTCAAGGGCGGCCTCATCCTCGACATCGGGCTGCGCGGCTTCCTGCCCGCGTCCCTGGTCGAGATGCGTCGTGTGCGCGACCTGCAGCCGTACGTCGGGCGTGAGCTCGAGGCCAAGATCATCGAGCTGGACAAGAACCGCAACAACGTGGTCCTGTCCCGCCGTGCCTGGCTGGAGCAGACGCAGTCCGAGGTGCGTACCGAGTTCCTCAACAAGCTGCAGAAGGGCCAGGTCCGCAAGGGCGTCGTGTCCTCGATCGTCAACTTCGGCGCATTCGTGGACCTCGGCGGCGTCGACGGTCTGGTGCACGTCTCCGAGCTGTCCTGGAAGCACATCGACCACCCGTCTGAGGTCGTCGAGGTGGGCCAGGAGGTCGAGGTCGAGGTCCTGGACGTCGACCTGGACCGCGAGCGGGTCTCGCTGTCGCTGAAGGCGACCCAGGAGGACCCGTGGCGGCAGTTCGCCCGCACCCACGCGATCCAGCAGATCGTGCCGGGTAAGGTCACCAAGCTGGTGCCGTTCGGTGCGTTCGTCCGCGTGGACGACGGCATCGAGGGCCTGGTCCACATCTCCGAGCTGGCCGAGCGCCACGTGGAGATCCCGGAGCAGGTCGTCCAGGTTGGCTCCGAGGTCATGGTCAAGGTCATCGACATCGACCTGGAGCGTCGCCGGATCTCGCTGTCGCTCAAGCAGGCCAACGAGGGCTTCGTCGAGGGCGAGGAGCACTTCGACCCGACCCTCTACGGCATGGCCGCGACGTACGACACCGAGGGCAACTACATCTACCCGGAGGGCTTCGACCCGGAGACGGGCGAGTGGCTCGAGGGGTACGACAAGCAGCGCGAGACCTGGGAGAACCAGTACGCCGAGGCTCGTCTGCGCTGGGAGGCCCACACCAAGCAGGTGCAGACCTCTCGGGCCGCCGACGCCGAGGCTGCTGCCAACCCGACTCCGGCCGTTCCGGCCGCTGGCGGCGCTGGCGGCGGTGGCACCACCTCTTCGTCCAGCCCGGCCCCGAGCCGGCAGGCCGAGGAGCCGGCCGGCACGCTGGCCACCGACGAGGCGCTCGCCGCACTGCGGGAGAAGCTCGCCGGCGGTAAGTGA
- a CDS encoding class I SAM-dependent methyltransferase → MDDDSRVTRRRVGDAEARRANRGWWDTDADDYQAEHGAFLGDVDFVWCPEGLREADARLLGDLPGRRVLEVGCGAAAAARWLATQGARPVAFDLSAGMLRHAAEAADRTGVRVPLVHADALALPFADGSFDVACTAFGAIPFVDDSATLHAEVHRVLRPGGRWVFSVTHPMRWIFLDDPGEGGLTATHSYFDRSPYVEQDDSGVATYVEQHRTLGDRIRELVGAGFRLLDLLEPEWPQGHEGIWGQWSPLRGRLFPGTAIFVTEKPAE, encoded by the coding sequence GTGGATGACGACAGCCGGGTTACCCGGCGCCGGGTGGGTGACGCCGAGGCCCGGCGGGCCAACCGCGGCTGGTGGGACACCGACGCCGACGACTACCAGGCCGAGCACGGCGCGTTCCTCGGCGACGTGGACTTCGTGTGGTGCCCCGAGGGCCTGCGCGAGGCCGACGCCCGGCTGCTCGGTGACCTGCCCGGACGGCGGGTGCTGGAGGTGGGCTGCGGTGCGGCTGCCGCCGCCCGCTGGCTGGCCACCCAGGGTGCCCGGCCGGTCGCCTTCGACCTGTCCGCCGGCATGTTGCGGCACGCCGCCGAGGCCGCCGACCGCACCGGGGTACGCGTACCGCTGGTGCACGCCGACGCGCTCGCCCTGCCGTTCGCCGACGGGTCGTTCGACGTCGCCTGCACCGCCTTCGGCGCGATCCCCTTCGTGGACGACTCGGCGACCCTGCATGCCGAGGTGCACCGGGTACTGCGCCCCGGGGGGCGGTGGGTGTTCTCGGTGACCCACCCGATGCGTTGGATCTTCCTCGACGACCCCGGCGAGGGCGGGCTGACCGCAACGCACTCGTACTTCGACCGCTCCCCATACGTGGAACAGGACGACTCCGGCGTGGCCACCTACGTCGAGCAGCACCGCACCCTCGGTGACCGGATTCGGGAGTTGGTCGGCGCCGGGTTCCGGCTGCTGGACCTGCTGGAACCGGAGTGGCCGCAGGGGCACGAGGGGATCTGGGGGCAGTGGAGCCCGTTGCGCGGCCGGCTCTTCCCCGGCACCGCCATCTTCGTCACCGAAAAGCCCGCGGAGTAA
- a CDS encoding Uma2 family endonuclease: MSAEPIPTSPGPWCPDPMRQQRADYTLEDLLTLPDDAPRVELVDGVIQVTPSPTLGHQNISSLLWLWLHNHAPQHLGAAQAIGVKLSHNTSRQPDVLLHRAGVASVRSILRPEDVLLAVEIVSPGTRRIDRFAKPGEYAAAGIPFYWRIEQDPVHVYAYRIGDRVGPGGERQYELVADGADVIELTEPFDIKLPIAEITP; encoded by the coding sequence ATGAGCGCCGAGCCCATCCCGACATCACCTGGCCCCTGGTGTCCGGACCCGATGCGGCAGCAGCGTGCCGACTACACGCTGGAGGACCTGCTCACCCTGCCGGACGACGCCCCGCGCGTCGAACTCGTCGACGGAGTAATCCAGGTGACACCCTCCCCCACCCTGGGCCATCAGAACATCTCCAGCCTGCTGTGGCTCTGGCTGCACAACCACGCGCCTCAGCACCTCGGCGCTGCCCAGGCCATCGGTGTCAAGCTCAGCCACAACACAAGCCGACAGCCCGACGTGCTGTTGCACCGTGCTGGCGTGGCGTCCGTCCGATCCATCCTGCGACCGGAAGATGTCCTGCTCGCCGTGGAGATCGTTTCGCCCGGCACACGACGGATCGACCGGTTCGCGAAGCCGGGTGAGTACGCCGCCGCCGGCATTCCGTTCTACTGGCGGATCGAGCAGGATCCGGTGCACGTCTACGCGTACCGGATCGGCGACCGGGTGGGACCCGGCGGTGAGCGGCAGTACGAACTGGTCGCCGACGGTGCCGACGTGATCGAGCTGACCGAGCCGTTCGACATCAAGCTGCCGATAGCCGAGATCACCCCGTAG
- a CDS encoding DUF2945 domain-containing protein — MAEQRFHKGDHVSWSAHGSRAYGVVRETITERTRIRGRAVNAAPDDPQYRVRSDGTGRDVAHRPEALRHEQS; from the coding sequence ATGGCCGAACAGAGATTCCACAAGGGCGACCATGTCTCCTGGTCGGCCCACGGCAGCCGCGCGTACGGCGTGGTGCGGGAGACGATCACCGAGCGGACGCGGATCCGCGGGCGGGCGGTGAACGCGGCGCCCGACGACCCGCAGTACCGGGTCCGCAGTGACGGGACGGGCCGCGACGTGGCCCACCGCCCCGAGGCGCTGCGTCATGAGCAGAGCTGA